A window from Dehalobacter sp. DCA encodes these proteins:
- a CDS encoding protein-glutamate methylesterase/protein-glutamine glutaminase, whose translation MAKKKIRVLIVDDSIVFREILARGIASDPEIEVVGMAADPFEARDKILEVEPDVMTCDVQMPKMNGIEFICKLLPQYPIPVIVISTVSDAVFDAMNAGAVEFVGKPDMKAAQRVETFLNELKIKIKVASVARIIPSMKDTTEKVESQHAENSEKIIAIGASTGGTEAVCNIMKRLPANMPGIVIVQHIPPVFSRMFAERLNNQTKLKVKEARTGDYLEQGMALVAPGDQHVRIKKIANRYRIECFAGEKVNGHCPSVDVLFESVAKEAGKNALGVILTGMGYDGAKGLLQMRRKGARTIGQDQDSCVVYGMPKVAHDIGAVERQTSLMNIPQLICTMLK comes from the coding sequence ATGGCCAAAAAAAAGATTAGGGTTTTAATTGTAGATGATTCCATCGTTTTCCGGGAGATTCTGGCCAGAGGAATCGCCAGTGACCCGGAGATCGAAGTTGTGGGTATGGCCGCAGACCCGTTTGAAGCCAGGGATAAAATCCTGGAAGTTGAACCGGACGTGATGACCTGTGATGTCCAGATGCCCAAAATGAACGGGATTGAATTTATCTGCAAGCTGCTGCCGCAATATCCGATTCCGGTGATTGTGATCAGTACGGTGAGCGATGCTGTTTTTGATGCGATGAATGCCGGGGCTGTCGAATTTGTCGGCAAGCCGGATATGAAGGCTGCGCAGAGAGTGGAAACCTTTTTAAATGAGTTGAAGATTAAGATCAAGGTAGCCTCCGTCGCCCGGATTATCCCGTCGATGAAGGATACGACTGAAAAAGTTGAAAGCCAGCATGCCGAGAATTCGGAAAAAATCATTGCGATCGGCGCTTCCACCGGCGGAACGGAAGCCGTCTGCAATATCATGAAGCGACTGCCTGCGAATATGCCCGGGATCGTTATCGTCCAGCATATCCCTCCTGTTTTTTCCCGGATGTTTGCCGAGCGGCTGAATAATCAGACCAAACTGAAGGTCAAGGAAGCTCGGACCGGGGATTACCTGGAACAGGGAATGGCCTTAGTTGCGCCTGGAGACCAGCATGTCAGAATCAAAAAGATAGCCAATCGATACAGGATTGAGTGCTTCGCAGGAGAAAAGGTCAACGGTCATTGTCCTTCCGTCGATGTCTTATTTGAATCTGTGGCCAAGGAAGCAGGCAAAAATGCGCTGGGTGTCATTTTGACCGGTATGGGATATGACGGGGCCAAGGGACTCCTGCAGATGAGAAGAAAAGGGGCCAGAACGATCGGTCAGGATCAGGATTCCTGTGTGGTCTACGGCATGCCGAAAGTTGCTCATGATATCGGGGCCGTTGAAAGACAAACTTCTTTAATGAACATCCCTCAGTTGATTTGTACGATGCTGAAGTAA
- a CDS encoding CheR family methyltransferase, translating to MITITEKEFVKFAAYIEANYGIHLKKEKQSLINGRLQGVLIENGFKSFSEYYDFITSHNGGEAMTTFINKITTNHTFFMREAEHFTFLKENVLPVLAAHCRDKDLRIWSAACSSGEEPYTLAMIIDEFFGREKVWWDTKILATDISDKALTIARNGEYANDKVAALPALWRTNYFKKLDRENSIVVEKIKNEVIFRNFNLMEKVFPFKKKFHVIFCRNVMIYFDGPTKEQLVQKFYDMTEYGGYLFIGHSESLNKDTTQYKYVMPAVYRKE from the coding sequence ATGATAACAATAACGGAAAAAGAATTTGTGAAGTTTGCAGCGTATATCGAAGCTAATTATGGGATTCATCTAAAAAAAGAAAAGCAATCGCTGATTAACGGAAGACTGCAGGGTGTCCTTATCGAGAACGGCTTTAAAAGTTTCTCGGAATATTACGATTTCATTACTTCACATAATGGCGGGGAGGCCATGACCACCTTTATTAATAAGATTACCACCAACCATACGTTTTTTATGCGGGAAGCGGAGCATTTTACTTTCTTAAAAGAGAACGTTCTGCCTGTGCTGGCGGCCCATTGCCGGGATAAGGATCTACGGATATGGAGCGCGGCGTGCTCCAGTGGTGAAGAACCGTATACCCTCGCGATGATCATTGATGAGTTTTTTGGCAGGGAAAAAGTCTGGTGGGATACGAAGATTCTTGCAACGGACATTTCCGATAAAGCCTTAACGATTGCCAGAAATGGCGAATACGCCAATGATAAGGTTGCGGCGCTGCCAGCGCTGTGGAGAACAAATTATTTTAAAAAGCTCGACAGGGAAAATTCGATTGTTGTAGAAAAAATTAAGAATGAAGTGATCTTCCGCAACTTTAATCTGATGGAAAAGGTATTTCCTTTTAAAAAGAAGTTCCATGTGATCTTTTGCCGAAATGTGATGATTTACTTTGACGGGCCAACCAAAGAACAGCTTGTTCAGAAATTTTATGACATGACGGAGTATGGCGGCTACCTGTTCATCGGTCATTCGGAATCACTCAACAAAGATACAACCCAATATAAATATGTCATGCCAGCCGTATACAGAAAAGAATAA
- a CDS encoding methyl-accepting chemotaxis protein has product MNFNKLQTKILAGYIVIVVILAVISVVTYTQVNSMVKDVNQMTEVEFVKFQINEDLALSFTDGASLARAYMLYGKQSYVDDFNAISQKCTKLQEELLAMENTPENKAMVERSNAWTAAVSGELFAAVKGGNAAQITAVGAKIAPETKALIELNTQMAGQRAQNIDAAKDRIASKETRTIIILAVSTLTAIVLSIILGFFMARSITNPVRKLVGVSDKIADGDLNVDIDVRGKDEIGALAKSFSTMTLTLNEVISNINSASEQVASGSKQLSDSSMALSQGATEQASSIEELTASLEEISSQTKLNAQNANEANQLAEEAKKNAAQGNSQMKEMLSAMDEINNSSNNISKIIKVIDDIAFQTNILALNAAVEAARAGQHGKGFAVVAEEVRNLAARSANAAKETTDMIEGSIKNVDNGTRIASDTAKELNNIVEGISKVANLVNNIAVASNEQAIGINQINQGIAQVAEVVQTNSATAEESAAASEELASQSELLNVQVAKFKLRKNGQYASLKGIENMSPDILKMLENMNSSSPTLAPKEKPKKKIVLSDDEFGKY; this is encoded by the coding sequence ATGAATTTCAACAAGCTTCAAACCAAGATTTTAGCTGGCTATATTGTCATTGTCGTCATCCTGGCAGTCATTTCTGTAGTCACTTATACCCAGGTTAATTCTATGGTCAAAGATGTTAATCAGATGACCGAAGTCGAATTTGTGAAATTCCAAATTAATGAAGACCTGGCCTTAAGCTTCACCGATGGAGCAAGTCTTGCCAGAGCTTACATGTTGTATGGAAAACAGTCCTATGTTGACGATTTCAATGCGATTTCCCAGAAGTGCACCAAACTGCAAGAGGAATTGTTAGCCATGGAGAATACGCCTGAGAACAAGGCCATGGTAGAGAGAAGCAACGCCTGGACCGCTGCGGTAAGTGGAGAGCTGTTTGCGGCAGTCAAAGGAGGCAATGCTGCACAAATCACGGCAGTTGGGGCAAAAATTGCACCGGAAACAAAAGCCTTAATCGAATTAAATACGCAAATGGCAGGGCAAAGAGCTCAAAACATTGATGCGGCAAAAGATCGTATTGCATCCAAAGAAACCAGAACTATAATTATACTGGCCGTCTCCACATTGACCGCAATCGTTCTGTCGATCATCCTCGGATTTTTTATGGCTCGCTCGATCACAAACCCTGTCCGCAAACTGGTAGGAGTTTCCGATAAAATTGCTGACGGCGATTTGAATGTCGATATCGATGTCCGCGGCAAAGATGAAATCGGAGCGCTTGCCAAATCGTTCTCGACCATGACGCTGACCCTGAATGAAGTGATCAGTAATATCAACAGTGCTTCCGAGCAGGTCGCTTCAGGCTCGAAGCAACTGTCCGATTCCAGTATGGCCCTTTCCCAGGGCGCAACCGAGCAGGCTAGTTCGATTGAAGAGCTGACGGCCTCTCTGGAAGAAATCAGTTCCCAGACCAAACTCAATGCCCAAAATGCCAATGAAGCAAACCAGCTGGCGGAAGAAGCCAAGAAGAATGCGGCCCAGGGCAACAGCCAGATGAAGGAAATGCTTAGCGCAATGGATGAAATTAATAATTCTTCCAATAATATCTCCAAAATTATCAAAGTCATCGACGATATTGCCTTCCAGACCAATATCTTGGCCCTGAATGCTGCTGTTGAAGCTGCAAGGGCAGGACAGCACGGCAAAGGGTTCGCCGTTGTAGCAGAAGAAGTCAGAAACCTCGCAGCTCGCTCAGCCAACGCTGCTAAGGAAACAACGGATATGATCGAGGGTTCAATCAAGAATGTTGATAATGGCACCCGGATAGCAAGCGACACGGCGAAGGAATTAAACAATATCGTCGAAGGAATTTCGAAGGTAGCCAACCTGGTGAACAACATTGCAGTGGCTTCCAATGAACAGGCCATTGGCATCAACCAAATCAACCAGGGTATTGCTCAGGTCGCGGAAGTCGTTCAGACCAACTCGGCAACTGCTGAAGAGAGTGCCGCTGCAAGTGAGGAACTGGCGAGCCAGTCCGAGCTGCTGAATGTTCAGGTTGCCAAATTCAAACTGCGGAAAAACGGCCAGTACGCTTCCTTAAAAGGAATCGAAAACATGAGCCCGGATATTCTGAAAATGCTCGAGAATATGAACAGTAGTAGTCCGACTCTTGCACCAAAGGAAAAGCCAAAAAAGAAAATTGTCCTGAGTGACGACGAATTCGGCAAGTACTAA
- a CDS encoding chemotaxis protein CheW, whose translation MAEMIAEDYLEEDTQKNKFLTFSLGNEIYGIEIKYVTEIIGIQPVTEVPELPNYVRGIVNLRGKIIPVIDVRLRFKKPFMEYSDRTCIIVIDIQEISIGLIVDSVCEVLVIPEDEIVPPPSVNGGASNKYIKGIGKVDNSIKLILDCDKLLKEEELSNLTSTLSEGVIS comes from the coding sequence ATGGCAGAAATGATTGCAGAAGATTATTTGGAAGAAGATACTCAGAAAAACAAGTTTTTAACCTTTTCTCTAGGCAACGAAATCTACGGGATTGAAATTAAGTACGTGACAGAAATTATCGGTATCCAGCCGGTTACTGAAGTGCCGGAGCTGCCCAATTATGTTCGTGGAATTGTCAATTTGAGAGGGAAGATCATTCCGGTCATCGATGTGCGCCTGCGTTTCAAAAAGCCATTTATGGAATACAGTGACCGGACCTGTATCATCGTGATCGACATTCAGGAAATATCAATTGGTCTGATCGTGGACAGCGTATGCGAGGTGCTTGTCATCCCTGAAGACGAAATAGTGCCTCCTCCCAGTGTTAACGGAGGTGCCAGTAACAAATACATTAAAGGAATCGGCAAGGTCGATAACAGTATCAAGCTCATTCTTGATTGCGACAAATTATTAAAAGAAGAAGAACTGTCTAATCTGACATCTACACTTAGTGAGGGGGTAATATCATGA
- a CDS encoding chemotaxis protein CheA, translated as MAGNYSNESMLDLYIFETSNLLEQLEHSILASEKSNHISKDDVNEIFRIMHTIKGSSAMMLFDNIASLAHSIEDLFYFIRENDPREVDCSALSDIVLEGVDFLKVELEKVKAKDPVDGDAQRLKETIADFLNKLKLQNSSAEKVFTSRKETKKNSVEDLKDIPEDIEEIPEKIPEEKPRYYIAPNITEPPAALSKKNWYKAVIFYQDGCEMENIRAYTVIHNLKEIADKYIFTPEDIIENDLSAQVIKEQGFTVVLRTDKSYEEMHEFFMQTIFLRELKLEQIEDQEDEPVMNQHENALTPQIPVLQTVERGEKAEKEVSLSSAQQSIISVNVAKLDRLMDLVGEMVIAEAMVTQNPDLIGLQLDNFYKAARQLGKITGELQDMVMAIRMVPLSTTFHKMHRIVRDMSKKLNKEVRLEIIGEETEVDKNIIEHISDPLMHLIRNAIDHGIEAAGERVAAEKSKAGTITLEAKNAGSDVLIIVRDDGKGLNKEKILSRARQNGLLTKSEQEISDREIFNLIFLPGFSTKENITEFSGRGVGMDVVSKNIQTVGGSVSVDSTEGAGTAITMKIPLTLAIIGGMNIKVGNSRYTIPTISIRESFRPKESDIIRDPDENEMIMVRGECYPVIRLHTLYKVKTEITELSQGIFIMVENEETSCCIFADELLGEQQVVVKALPYYIQNLKKDNELGGCTLLGDGSISLILDIQSITRLVKK; from the coding sequence ATGGCTGGTAATTATTCCAATGAATCCATGTTAGACCTGTATATTTTCGAAACGTCCAATTTGCTTGAACAGCTAGAGCACTCCATTCTGGCCAGTGAAAAATCCAATCATATTTCCAAAGACGATGTCAATGAGATCTTCCGGATCATGCATACCATTAAGGGTTCATCTGCAATGATGCTTTTTGACAACATCGCCTCTCTCGCCCATTCCATTGAGGACTTGTTTTATTTCATCCGCGAAAACGATCCACGGGAGGTCGACTGCTCCGCGCTTTCGGATATTGTGCTCGAAGGTGTCGATTTTCTCAAAGTCGAACTGGAAAAAGTCAAAGCCAAAGATCCCGTTGACGGAGATGCACAGCGTCTGAAAGAGACGATTGCAGATTTCCTGAACAAACTGAAATTACAAAATTCTTCAGCAGAAAAAGTATTTACATCCAGGAAAGAAACGAAGAAAAATTCAGTAGAAGATCTGAAGGACATACCGGAAGACATAGAAGAAATACCTGAAAAAATACCTGAAGAAAAACCCAGATATTATATTGCCCCGAACATAACAGAGCCCCCGGCGGCCCTGTCTAAAAAGAACTGGTACAAGGCTGTAATCTTCTATCAGGACGGCTGTGAAATGGAAAATATCAGAGCCTACACCGTCATCCATAATTTGAAAGAAATTGCGGACAAGTACATTTTCACCCCGGAAGATATTATTGAAAATGATCTGAGTGCTCAGGTCATTAAAGAACAGGGCTTTACAGTAGTCTTAAGGACAGATAAAAGCTATGAAGAAATGCATGAATTCTTCATGCAGACGATTTTCCTCAGAGAGCTGAAGTTGGAGCAGATCGAAGATCAGGAAGACGAACCGGTGATGAATCAACATGAGAATGCTTTAACCCCACAGATTCCTGTCCTACAGACAGTTGAAAGGGGGGAAAAGGCCGAGAAGGAAGTCTCTCTTTCTTCTGCCCAGCAGAGCATCATCAGTGTCAATGTCGCCAAGCTGGACAGACTGATGGACCTGGTCGGAGAAATGGTGATTGCCGAGGCCATGGTTACCCAAAACCCTGACCTTATAGGGCTGCAGCTAGATAATTTCTATAAGGCAGCCCGGCAGCTCGGGAAAATCACTGGGGAATTGCAGGATATGGTCATGGCGATCCGGATGGTTCCGCTGTCGACGACTTTTCACAAAATGCACAGAATCGTACGCGATATGAGTAAGAAGCTGAACAAAGAAGTGCGTTTAGAGATCATCGGTGAGGAAACGGAAGTTGACAAAAATATTATTGAACATATTTCTGATCCGCTGATGCATCTGATCCGCAACGCGATTGATCATGGGATTGAGGCGGCTGGGGAACGGGTTGCGGCAGAGAAGTCCAAAGCTGGGACAATCACCCTGGAAGCAAAAAATGCTGGAAGCGATGTTCTGATCATTGTCAGGGATGATGGTAAAGGACTGAATAAAGAAAAAATCCTGAGCAGAGCCAGACAGAATGGCCTTCTGACCAAATCGGAACAGGAGATAAGCGACCGCGAAATCTTTAATCTGATCTTTCTGCCCGGATTTTCAACCAAAGAGAACATCACGGAATTTTCCGGAAGAGGCGTCGGCATGGATGTCGTCTCCAAGAATATCCAGACGGTAGGCGGATCCGTTTCGGTAGACAGTACTGAAGGTGCAGGCACTGCCATTACGATGAAGATCCCATTAACATTGGCGATTATCGGCGGAATGAATATTAAAGTCGGAAATTCAAGGTATACCATACCGACAATATCCATCAGAGAATCATTCAGGCCGAAAGAATCCGATATTATCAGAGACCCTGATGAAAATGAAATGATTATGGTAAGGGGTGAGTGTTATCCGGTTATCAGGCTCCATACGCTGTACAAAGTCAAAACTGAAATTACGGAATTAAGCCAGGGCATATTTATCATGGTTGAAAATGAAGAAACATCTTGTTGTATATTTGCTGATGAACTGCTTGGAGAACAACAGGTCGTTGTTAAAGCACTGCCGTATTACATACAAAATCTTAAAAAAGATAATGAGTTAGGAGGGTGTACGCTTTTAGGTGACGGAAGCATTAGTTTAATCCTTGACATCCAGAGTATAACCAGACTTGTGAAGAAATAA
- a CDS encoding response regulator → MIRVLIVDDAAFMRLAIRNMLQNNGFEVVGEAANGLEGLESYKQLQPDVVTMDITMPEMSGLEALPEIMKFDPKAKVVMVSAMGQESMVRQAVALGAKSFIIKPFKEDVVVKTLNQVNALK, encoded by the coding sequence TTGATTAGAGTACTGATTGTAGATGATGCGGCATTTATGCGGCTGGCGATCAGAAATATGCTTCAGAACAACGGTTTTGAGGTCGTCGGTGAGGCTGCGAACGGGTTGGAAGGCCTGGAAAGCTATAAACAATTGCAACCTGATGTCGTTACCATGGATATTACGATGCCTGAAATGTCCGGTTTGGAAGCATTACCTGAAATCATGAAATTTGATCCGAAAGCCAAGGTCGTGATGGTTTCCGCGATGGGACAGGAAAGTATGGTAAGGCAGGCTGTTGCGCTTGGTGCAAAGTCCTTTATTATCAAACCGTTCAAAGAGGATGTCGTAGTCAAAACCTTAAATCAGGTGAATGCATTAAAATAG
- a CDS encoding TetR/AcrR family transcriptional regulator — MNLLIHRKESIILTTIDLIDKYGIHQISTREIAKKQNITEGAIYKHFKSKNELMLGVLDYFSQYDSDLFLTAQQKETTEEAIIFLVESLSSYYENYPSITAVLLSLEIMRYDEALKSKVEDIYSTRFVFLKKIIQRGQETGEIPPKLSSEMLTDIIIGTCVALCARWRLQQYSFSLRGKCLEAVNTILGSFIQDKINPQRRESID; from the coding sequence ATGAATTTACTAATACATCGGAAAGAAAGCATCATCTTAACGACAATTGATTTGATCGATAAATACGGAATCCACCAAATTTCGACACGCGAGATTGCCAAAAAGCAGAATATCACCGAGGGAGCCATCTATAAGCATTTTAAAAGCAAAAATGAACTGATGCTCGGCGTCCTGGATTATTTCTCGCAGTATGACAGCGACCTGTTCCTTACGGCCCAGCAGAAAGAAACCACGGAAGAAGCGATTATTTTTCTTGTCGAATCACTTTCTTCGTATTACGAAAATTATCCGTCAATCACCGCAGTACTTCTATCTTTGGAAATTATGCGCTATGACGAAGCGTTAAAATCAAAAGTCGAAGACATTTATTCAACGCGATTTGTCTTTTTAAAGAAAATTATTCAGAGAGGCCAGGAGACAGGGGAAATACCTCCGAAACTATCGAGCGAGATGCTGACTGATATCATTATCGGAACCTGCGTAGCGCTTTGCGCGAGGTGGAGACTACAGCAGTATTCTTTCTCTTTGCGGGGAAAATGCCTGGAGGCAGTTAACACGATCCTGGGTTCTTTCATTCAAGACAAGATTAATCCTCAAAGGAGGGAGTCCATTGATTAG
- a CDS encoding Gx transporter family protein, protein MEHVKNVISTKKLAVIAILVAQASVLHYLESMFPSPLPIPGVKLGLANIITLVALVVFDFKTALQITVLRTILGSLLSGTLFGMGFFMSFLGAVAAAIVMAVLLHLFTGLSMVGISVAGAVAHNLGQLAMAALVLRFSGIFFYLPVMLLFSVPTGIITGIMINELVKYIKATNRFNNLLDDM, encoded by the coding sequence ATGGAACATGTCAAAAATGTGATATCAACAAAGAAACTGGCTGTTATTGCCATTCTCGTGGCGCAAGCCTCCGTTCTTCATTATCTTGAGAGTATGTTCCCTAGTCCGCTGCCTATACCGGGAGTGAAGCTGGGTTTGGCCAATATTATTACCTTGGTGGCTTTGGTTGTCTTTGACTTTAAGACGGCCCTGCAGATTACCGTACTGCGGACAATTCTCGGCTCTCTGCTCAGTGGGACCTTATTCGGCATGGGTTTTTTTATGAGCTTTTTAGGCGCTGTTGCAGCTGCGATCGTCATGGCAGTGCTGTTACATCTATTTACAGGTCTGAGTATGGTTGGTATCAGTGTAGCAGGGGCTGTAGCCCATAATCTCGGGCAATTGGCCATGGCAGCCTTGGTTCTAAGGTTTTCAGGGATCTTTTTTTACTTGCCGGTTATGCTACTGTTTTCAGTGCCTACCGGAATCATAACCGGAATTATGATTAACGAACTGGTGAAATATATCAAGGCAACAAACCGGTTTAATAACCTGCTTGACGATATGTAA
- a CDS encoding energy-coupling factor transporter transmembrane component T family protein, with product MIGMKLGQYVYGNSLLHLLDPRTKILSCLLVIFSVIITDNLYFLLFLILLMAAAIISSGLSYQLILSSLLKLRYLLLFTLVFQGFLTPGETVLMVGKLSMTREGLILGLINISRLVILFLGSMILLMTTSSLKLSAGIEYLLLPLRKLHIPIHNYTTILSISFRFLPTLFEEAAIIKNAQKSRGAQFDSSNIVVRIKSYTAILIPLFEASLVRAADLGEAMDSRCFTSHPNQLRLNRLQMKRRDILFLIQMTAVLGTGITISILL from the coding sequence ATGATCGGTATGAAATTAGGCCAATACGTCTATGGGAATTCCCTGCTCCATTTATTGGATCCCCGAACGAAAATATTGAGCTGCTTATTGGTCATTTTTTCCGTCATAATTACCGATAATTTGTATTTTCTGCTTTTCTTGATTCTATTAATGGCTGCTGCCATTATTTCTTCCGGATTAAGCTATCAATTAATTCTGAGCAGTTTATTGAAATTAAGATATCTGCTTCTTTTTACGCTGGTCTTCCAGGGATTTCTCACGCCGGGCGAAACTGTTTTGATGGTTGGAAAGCTTAGTATGACCAGAGAAGGTCTGATCTTAGGGCTGATCAATATATCGCGGCTGGTTATTTTATTTTTAGGCTCTATGATTTTACTGATGACAACATCATCCCTCAAATTGTCCGCAGGAATCGAATACTTGCTGCTACCATTAAGGAAATTACATATTCCTATTCATAATTATACAACCATCCTCAGCATTTCTTTTCGTTTTCTTCCTACTTTATTTGAAGAAGCGGCCATCATAAAAAATGCTCAAAAATCAAGGGGAGCCCAATTTGATTCATCAAATATTGTTGTCCGGATAAAGAGCTATACTGCCATTCTGATTCCCTTATTTGAAGCGTCCCTGGTTCGGGCCGCTGACTTGGGTGAAGCGATGGACAGCAGGTGCTTTACTTCCCATCCCAATCAGTTAAGGTTAAACCGTTTACAAATGAAACGTCGGGATATCCTGTTTTTAATCCAAATGACCGCCGTTTTAGGTACAGGTATTACGATTAGCATTCTTCTATAA
- a CDS encoding energy-coupling factor transporter ATPase, translating into MTAQGIEFVKVTKHYIDYSQGKTPALKDISLSIRKGEYVGLLGMNGSGKSTLAKLLNGLLKPTDGKVFINGLDTANIEQLPEIRRLVGMVFQNPDNQLISPVIEEEIAFGPENLGLPVPEINRRINWALQVCGLEDKRHHAPHLLSGGQKQRVALASALAMLPEYLVLDEPTSMLDPAGRKELLEQLRVLNKQEDMTILIISHNPEDLVQADRLIVLDHGSIFLQGTPREVYANAKLAELGLDTPAVYQLINQLGSNGYPVPENVKSVRELVDYLCLQL; encoded by the coding sequence ATGACTGCTCAAGGTATCGAATTCGTCAAGGTCACAAAGCATTATATAGATTACTCTCAAGGGAAAACACCTGCGCTGAAAGATATCTCCTTGTCGATCAGGAAGGGCGAATATGTCGGTTTGCTTGGGATGAATGGTTCGGGAAAATCTACCCTGGCCAAACTATTAAATGGCCTGCTTAAACCAACGGATGGAAAGGTCTTTATCAATGGGCTTGATACGGCAAACATTGAACAACTGCCTGAAATCCGCAGACTCGTCGGTATGGTTTTTCAAAACCCCGATAATCAATTAATCAGTCCTGTTATTGAGGAAGAAATTGCTTTTGGCCCTGAAAATTTAGGACTGCCAGTTCCAGAGATCAATCGCCGGATCAATTGGGCACTTCAGGTGTGCGGCCTCGAAGACAAAAGGCATCATGCACCGCATCTGCTTTCAGGCGGACAAAAACAAAGGGTGGCTCTGGCTTCGGCCTTGGCGATGCTGCCTGAATACCTCGTTCTTGATGAGCCGACTTCGATGCTGGATCCGGCAGGCAGGAAGGAACTGCTTGAACAGCTGCGGGTCTTAAATAAGCAGGAAGACATGACCATCCTGATCATCAGCCATAATCCAGAGGATTTGGTCCAGGCAGACAGGCTAATTGTTCTGGATCACGGATCAATCTTTTTACAGGGGACCCCAAGGGAAGTCTATGCCAACGCCAAATTGGCAGAACTGGGACTGGATACCCCCGCGGTTTACCAATTGATCAACCAATTGGGATCAAACGGATATCCTGTTCCCGAAAACGTCAAATCAGTCCGGGAGTTGGTGGATTATCTATGCCTGCAGTTGTAG
- a CDS encoding ATP-binding cassette domain-containing protein has protein sequence MPAVVETNHLSYTYLPGSVYEHQALKDISISLAKGEFLGILGPNGSGKSTLAQHFNGLLRPTSGQMTVCGIPTSDPKRSKDLWKKAGLVFQYPEQQIFQITVFDEVAYGPRNLGLPETEVAERVHDALQQVGINQENINQLAPVTLSGGMRRRIAIAGILAIQPEILILDEPMAGLDAAGRRLLSDIFKQRQEKKETTVMISHNLKEIMTITDKIAILDSGSMIFFGDVKDLLMKPEILSRYQLELPEYLQVVYRLAEKGFAIKTDISSTEEAGEEILRFLQENKYGGVTKL, from the coding sequence ATGCCTGCAGTTGTAGAAACGAATCATCTTTCTTATACGTACTTACCCGGTTCAGTTTATGAACATCAAGCTCTCAAAGACATTAGTATTTCTCTGGCAAAAGGAGAATTCCTTGGCATACTGGGACCCAACGGCTCCGGTAAATCGACACTCGCCCAACATTTCAACGGATTGCTCCGGCCTACGTCCGGTCAAATGACTGTATGCGGAATTCCAACTTCAGATCCTAAACGAAGTAAGGATCTTTGGAAAAAAGCAGGGCTGGTTTTTCAATATCCCGAACAGCAGATTTTTCAAATTACAGTCTTTGATGAAGTGGCCTATGGACCAAGGAATTTAGGCCTGCCTGAAACGGAAGTAGCAGAAAGAGTCCATGATGCCCTACAGCAAGTTGGTATAAACCAGGAGAATATCAACCAATTGGCCCCGGTCACACTGAGCGGCGGCATGCGAAGAAGAATTGCCATTGCCGGGATACTGGCCATCCAGCCGGAAATACTCATCCTCGATGAACCCATGGCAGGTTTGGATGCTGCCGGCCGGAGACTGCTTTCTGATATATTTAAACAACGTCAAGAAAAAAAAGAAACAACGGTCATGATTTCTCACAACCTCAAAGAAATCATGACTATCACAGATAAGATTGCTATCCTGGACAGCGGGTCCATGATCTTTTTTGGAGACGTTAAAGACCTGCTGATGAAACCTGAAATTCTTAGTCGATATCAACTGGAATTGCCGGAGTACTTGCAAGTTGTTTATCGGCTGGCTGAGAAAGGGTTTGCTATCAAAACCGACATTAGCAGTACAGAAGAAGCCGGCGAAGAAATCCTAAGATTTCTTCAAGAAAATAAGTATGGGGGCGTAACGAAACTTTAG